Proteins encoded within one genomic window of Bradyrhizobium sp. 186:
- a CDS encoding MFS transporter, with protein MTELSKRKTSIVTFVLLYVAYCISYIDRAAISLALAQIGKDFNLQAADLGIVISAFFLGYAAMQVPGGWLSDRLGSKYVVIVTIVMWSLFTAFTSLAWSLASLIAIRFIFGIAEGGFPPASIRAVAEVFKKDSRPKMSALLLSSNYAGSMIAPLIMAPLILWLGWRHAFNTIGIAGIVFAVIYFVFVPHLGRAVETDSGASAVKVENRAPMRELMRNPLLWQLMVVWFGLSCVNKGLDSWMPLYLLQQRGLDLKTVGVVAPIPFVMATIATAIGGWVMTTFFDEREKYLLIGSSALTGIFLYAMYKAETITMLIAYQSLVYFFKSFVLASVIALPTKLLRDDQIGSGVGMVNLGGQSAGFVAPAVIGFIVTGTGSFDAAFGFLVAMTAMSVVVAATINTAQAKLAPSPA; from the coding sequence ATGACCGAGTTGTCGAAGCGGAAGACCAGCATCGTCACGTTCGTCCTGCTCTATGTCGCCTACTGCATCTCCTACATCGACCGCGCGGCGATTTCGCTGGCGCTGGCGCAGATCGGCAAGGATTTCAATCTCCAGGCCGCCGATCTCGGCATCGTCATCAGTGCGTTCTTCCTCGGCTATGCCGCGATGCAGGTGCCGGGCGGATGGCTCTCCGACCGCCTCGGCTCGAAATATGTGGTGATCGTCACGATCGTGATGTGGTCGCTGTTCACGGCGTTCACGAGCCTCGCCTGGTCGCTCGCCTCGCTGATCGCGATCCGCTTCATCTTCGGCATCGCCGAGGGCGGCTTTCCGCCGGCCAGCATCCGCGCGGTTGCGGAAGTGTTCAAGAAGGACAGCCGGCCGAAGATGTCGGCGCTGCTGCTGTCGTCGAACTATGCCGGCAGCATGATCGCGCCGCTGATCATGGCGCCGCTCATCCTCTGGCTCGGCTGGCGCCATGCCTTCAACACGATCGGCATTGCGGGCATCGTCTTCGCGGTGATCTATTTCGTTTTCGTCCCGCATCTGGGACGCGCAGTCGAGACCGATTCAGGCGCATCGGCGGTGAAGGTCGAAAACCGCGCGCCGATGCGCGAGCTCATGAGGAATCCGCTGCTGTGGCAGCTGATGGTGGTGTGGTTCGGCCTGAGTTGCGTCAACAAGGGCCTGGATTCCTGGATGCCACTTTATCTGCTCCAGCAGCGCGGGCTCGACCTCAAAACTGTCGGCGTGGTGGCGCCGATCCCGTTCGTAATGGCGACGATTGCGACCGCGATCGGCGGCTGGGTGATGACGACGTTTTTCGACGAACGCGAAAAGTACCTCTTGATCGGCAGCTCCGCATTGACCGGCATCTTCCTCTACGCCATGTACAAGGCGGAGACGATCACGATGCTGATCGCCTATCAGTCGCTGGTCTACTTCTTCAAATCGTTCGTGCTGGCCTCGGTGATTGCACTTCCGACCAAACTGCTCCGCGACGACCAGATCGGATCTGGCGTCGGCATGGTCAATCTCGGCGGCCAGAGCGCCGGCTTCGTGGCGCCCGCGGTGATAGGTTTCATCGTAACCGGCACCGGATCGTTCGATGCCGCCTTCGGCTTCCTGGTCGCGATGACCGCGATGTCGGTCGTCGTCGCCGCAACGATCAATACCGCGCAGGCTAAGCTCGCGCCGAGCCCGGCCTGA
- a CDS encoding XRE family transcriptional regulator encodes MSEITTPEGANSQLGQCLKAARQARGLTLKQVAERTGMALSTLSKVENGLMSLTYDKLLQLTSGLKMEIAELFNPAIAAPAQGRPVTARRSISRAGQGQVITTKFYTYHYQCTDLIGKRMVPIMADVRARSLDEFGPLLRHAGEEYFLVTSGRVAVHTEFYAPEILGEGDGIYLDSTMGHAYLNAGDAPSAKGVCLCTSEAPDLYDQLRQIASRDVAPLGDDELPP; translated from the coding sequence ATGAGCGAGATCACAACGCCCGAAGGGGCCAATTCCCAGCTCGGCCAATGCCTCAAGGCTGCCCGCCAGGCGCGCGGCCTGACGCTCAAGCAGGTGGCGGAGCGGACCGGCATGGCGCTCTCGACCTTGTCCAAGGTCGAGAACGGCCTGATGTCGCTCACCTACGACAAGCTGTTGCAGCTCACCTCAGGCCTGAAGATGGAAATCGCTGAGCTGTTCAATCCGGCGATCGCGGCTCCCGCGCAGGGGCGGCCGGTCACCGCGCGGCGCAGCATCAGCCGGGCCGGGCAGGGCCAGGTGATCACCACCAAATTCTACACCTACCACTATCAATGCACCGACCTGATCGGCAAACGCATGGTGCCGATCATGGCCGACGTCCGGGCGCGCTCGCTGGACGAGTTCGGCCCGCTGCTGCGCCATGCCGGTGAGGAGTATTTTCTGGTGACGAGCGGACGCGTCGCCGTCCACACCGAGTTCTACGCACCGGAGATCCTCGGCGAAGGCGACGGCATCTATCTCGATAGCACCATGGGCCACGCCTACCTCAACGCTGGCGACGCGCCTTCCGCCAAGGGCGTCTGCCTCTGCACCAGCGAAGCGCCGGATCTTTACGACCAGCTCCGCCAGATTGCATCTCGCGACGTGGCGCCGCTCGGTGACGATGAGCTGCCGCCGTAG
- a CDS encoding ribonuclease E/G — MPNKMLIDATHPEETRVVVVRGNRVEEFDFETAQRKQLRGNIYLAKVTRVEPSLQAAFVEYGGNRHGFLAFSEIHPDYYQIPVADRQALIEAEEQAHREAEEESENRSHGRRRSRHRNARRRGHGERVRSNIVEGLAGADPAAQPVEGDVLPEHTEGALHEGEHLHADAEHHGEHEAHDHDEHGHDDHHHAHDEDHHHTHDHDDHGHESGHDHHDHDHAGETAAPVAAVGAEPVVAAETQEAAASEAHAEALAEAVTAAAEPTDAVYAAGEIAEAPHHESTEVEEDDDDDDEDEDGEEAEEEVVESVGGDDVLEEVPERTFRPRRQYKIQEVIKRRQVMLVQVVKEERGNKGAALTTYLSLAGRYAVLMPNTARGGGISRKITSAQDRSRLKEVVQDLDVPEGMGIILRTAGAARTKPEIKRDFEYLIRMWETVRDLTLKSQAPTLVYEEGSLIKRSLRDLYNKEIDEIQVAGESGYREARDFMKMLMPANVSAVKQYRDGQPLFSRMGVESQLDAMFSPTVQLRSGGYIVINQTEALVSIDVNSGRSTREHHIEDTALKTNLEASEEVARQLRLRDLAGLIVIDFIDMDEKRNNRAVERKLSDCLRQDRARIQVGRISHFGLLEMSRQRIRASVLESSTDPCPHCGGTGHVRSVSSVALQLLRGLEEILMKGATHNLVVRTRTDVALYVLNHKRGHLRDLENGFKVTLAVIADPSVSGPQAYLIDRSEQVHTLEAAKALLVAQAAASPPPVAEEAYDDEEFDSEIESEVESEETEGLAEEQAAGEAAPDQDGQRRKRRRRRRGRGAQRDGEPREDGAPTLPEAAVAAGEGEEDAETEQDGDEGEDQATQARGEQQGAGDRRRRRGRRGGRRRRGGAEEGLAGSISDELGGNPPSEATEAVADFDGETAPSIAQADHTYTPVEPTQPEPRAKVQVEPVAQPEPASTAAEDEPADDKAARRRSTVREKVSFLSSSQPEPAAPVAQTSEPAAAPTPEPAPQATSETSAAPRRAGWWSRRFGGGE, encoded by the coding sequence ATGCCCAACAAGATGTTGATCGATGCCACCCACCCGGAGGAGACCCGGGTCGTCGTGGTCCGCGGCAATCGCGTCGAAGAGTTTGATTTCGAGACCGCGCAACGCAAGCAACTGCGCGGGAATATCTACCTCGCCAAGGTCACCCGGGTGGAGCCTTCGCTCCAGGCCGCCTTCGTCGAATATGGCGGCAACCGCCACGGCTTCCTCGCCTTCAGCGAAATCCATCCCGACTACTATCAGATTCCGGTCGCCGACCGGCAGGCGCTGATCGAGGCCGAGGAGCAGGCTCATCGCGAGGCCGAGGAAGAGAGCGAGAATCGCTCCCACGGCCGCCGCCGCTCGCGCCATCGCAACGCCCGCCGCCGCGGTCATGGCGAACGCGTCCGAAGCAACATCGTCGAAGGCCTCGCTGGCGCCGATCCCGCGGCCCAGCCGGTCGAGGGCGACGTCCTTCCGGAGCACACCGAGGGCGCTCTGCACGAGGGCGAGCATCTGCACGCCGACGCTGAGCATCACGGCGAGCACGAAGCCCATGATCACGATGAACATGGACACGACGATCATCATCACGCCCATGATGAGGATCACCATCACACTCACGATCATGATGACCATGGTCATGAAAGCGGGCACGATCATCACGACCATGATCACGCCGGCGAAACCGCCGCGCCTGTCGCAGCCGTTGGCGCCGAACCCGTGGTCGCCGCCGAGACGCAGGAGGCCGCCGCCTCCGAAGCGCATGCAGAGGCTCTGGCCGAAGCCGTGACCGCCGCCGCTGAACCGACCGATGCCGTGTACGCGGCCGGCGAAATCGCCGAAGCCCCGCATCACGAGTCCACCGAAGTCGAGGAAGACGACGACGATGACGACGAGGATGAAGACGGCGAGGAAGCCGAAGAGGAAGTCGTCGAATCCGTCGGCGGCGACGACGTGCTCGAGGAAGTGCCGGAGCGTACCTTCCGCCCGCGTCGCCAGTACAAGATCCAGGAAGTCATCAAGCGCCGCCAGGTGATGCTGGTGCAGGTCGTCAAGGAAGAACGCGGCAACAAGGGCGCGGCGCTGACGACCTACCTGTCGCTCGCCGGCCGCTACGCCGTGCTGATGCCGAACACCGCGCGCGGCGGCGGCATCAGCCGCAAGATCACGAGCGCCCAGGACCGTTCGCGCCTGAAGGAAGTGGTGCAGGATCTCGACGTGCCCGAGGGCATGGGCATCATCCTGCGCACCGCCGGCGCCGCCCGCACCAAGCCCGAGATCAAGCGCGACTTCGAATACCTGATCCGGATGTGGGAGACGGTGCGGGACCTGACGTTGAAGTCGCAGGCCCCGACGCTGGTCTACGAGGAAGGCTCGCTGATCAAGCGCTCACTGCGCGACCTCTACAACAAGGAGATCGACGAGATCCAGGTTGCCGGTGAATCCGGCTACCGCGAAGCGCGCGACTTCATGAAGATGCTGATGCCCGCCAACGTGAGCGCGGTGAAGCAGTATCGCGACGGCCAACCGCTGTTCTCGCGCATGGGCGTCGAGAGCCAGCTGGATGCGATGTTCTCGCCGACAGTGCAGCTGCGCTCCGGCGGCTATATCGTGATCAACCAGACCGAAGCGCTGGTCTCGATCGACGTCAACTCCGGCCGCTCGACCCGCGAGCACCACATCGAGGACACCGCGCTCAAGACCAATCTGGAAGCGTCCGAAGAGGTCGCCCGCCAGCTCCGTCTGCGCGATCTCGCCGGCCTGATCGTCATCGACTTCATCGACATGGACGAGAAGCGCAACAACCGCGCGGTCGAGCGCAAGTTGTCCGACTGCCTCCGGCAGGATCGCGCGCGCATCCAGGTCGGACGCATCTCGCATTTCGGCCTGCTGGAGATGTCGCGCCAGCGCATCCGCGCCAGCGTGCTCGAATCCTCGACCGATCCCTGCCCGCATTGCGGCGGCACCGGCCACGTGCGCTCGGTGTCCTCGGTTGCGCTCCAGTTGCTGCGCGGCCTCGAAGAGATCCTGATGAAGGGCGCAACCCACAATCTCGTGGTCCGCACCCGCACCGACGTCGCGCTCTATGTGCTGAACCACAAGCGCGGCCATCTGCGCGACCTCGAGAACGGCTTCAAGGTCACGTTGGCGGTCATCGCCGATCCGAGCGTCAGCGGACCGCAGGCCTATCTCATCGACCGCAGCGAGCAGGTGCATACGCTTGAGGCCGCCAAGGCGTTGCTCGTGGCTCAGGCCGCGGCAAGCCCGCCGCCAGTAGCCGAAGAAGCCTATGACGACGAGGAGTTCGATTCGGAGATTGAATCCGAGGTCGAGTCTGAGGAGACCGAAGGCCTTGCCGAGGAGCAGGCTGCCGGCGAAGCGGCACCCGATCAGGACGGCCAGCGCCGCAAGCGTCGCCGGCGTCGGCGCGGCCGCGGCGCCCAGCGCGACGGCGAGCCTCGCGAGGATGGCGCGCCCACGCTTCCCGAAGCCGCCGTGGCAGCAGGCGAAGGCGAAGAGGACGCCGAGACCGAGCAGGACGGAGACGAAGGCGAGGACCAGGCGACTCAGGCCCGTGGCGAGCAGCAGGGCGCTGGCGATCGCCGGCGCCGGCGTGGTCGCCGTGGCGGACGCCGCCGGCGCGGCGGTGCCGAAGAAGGTCTCGCCGGATCCATCAGCGACGAGCTTGGCGGCAATCCGCCGTCGGAGGCGACCGAGGCCGTTGCCGATTTCGACGGCGAGACTGCGCCCTCGATCGCGCAGGCCGACCACACCTACACGCCCGTGGAGCCGACCCAGCCCGAGCCGCGCGCCAAGGTGCAGGTTGAACCGGTGGCCCAGCCCGAGCCGGCTTCTACCGCCGCAGAGGACGAGCCCGCCGACGACAAGGCCGCGCGCCGCCGCTCCACCGTCCGGGAAAAGGTGAGCTTCCTGTCGAGCAGCCAGCCCGAGCCCGCAGCACCCGTTGCGCAGACATCTGAACCGGCTGCCGCGCCGACTCCAGAGCCCGCGCCGCAGGCGACAAGCGAAACATCGGCCGCACCGCGTCGCGCCGGTTGGTGGTCGCGCCGCTTCGGCGGCGGTGAATAG
- a CDS encoding N-acetylmuramoyl-L-alanine amidase produces the protein MASRANQRVLLGCVLLCAAALPCADSSRLSAAENQPQPSVVAANFPIASAARLAGDGKQTRFILDLDQTVSFRAVTLADPYRVVVDVPQLNFQLPSGTGAGGRGLVKAFRYGLVMPGGSRIVFDLTGPAKIANSYVLEAANAQPARLVLELEEVDRAAFVQSIAPENRPELRPAIADAPPATVPAVATPDVGQQKADGRPVVVIDPGHGGIDNGTQSSGESEKNLVLAFGRALRDRLEKTGKFRVVMTRDDDTFIPLNDRVKVARTLKAALFVSIHADALPRAEGDAQGATIYTLSDKASDAEAERLADAENRADAIAGFNLAEEPTDVADILIDLTQRETRTFSNRFARLLMGEMKSTVRMHKHPLKSAGFRVLKAPDVPSVLVEIGYVSNKGDLEHLVSEGWRSRAVTSMAEAIDGFLTKRMATAGSSN, from the coding sequence GTGGCGAGCCGCGCAAATCAAAGGGTTCTGCTGGGATGCGTGCTTCTGTGCGCCGCAGCCTTGCCATGTGCCGATTCCTCGCGCCTGAGCGCGGCCGAGAACCAACCGCAACCCTCTGTTGTAGCTGCGAATTTTCCAATCGCTTCGGCCGCACGGCTGGCCGGCGACGGCAAGCAGACCCGCTTCATCCTCGACCTCGATCAGACCGTCAGCTTCCGCGCGGTCACGCTGGCCGATCCGTATCGCGTGGTGGTCGACGTGCCGCAGCTCAATTTTCAGCTGCCCTCGGGAACCGGGGCCGGGGGGCGGGGGCTGGTCAAGGCCTTCCGCTACGGGCTGGTGATGCCCGGCGGCTCGCGAATCGTGTTCGACCTGACAGGGCCGGCCAAGATCGCCAACTCCTACGTGCTGGAGGCGGCCAACGCTCAGCCGGCCCGGCTCGTGCTCGAACTGGAGGAGGTCGACCGCGCCGCCTTCGTGCAATCGATCGCCCCGGAAAACCGCCCCGAGCTGCGGCCGGCGATCGCCGATGCGCCGCCTGCAACGGTTCCCGCCGTGGCAACCCCGGACGTAGGGCAGCAGAAGGCCGATGGCCGCCCGGTGGTCGTGATCGATCCCGGCCATGGCGGCATCGACAACGGTACCCAATCGAGCGGCGAGAGCGAGAAGAACCTAGTGCTAGCCTTTGGCCGCGCGCTGCGCGACCGGCTGGAAAAGACCGGCAAATTCCGCGTGGTGATGACGCGGGATGACGACACCTTCATTCCCCTCAACGACCGGGTCAAAGTCGCTCGCACCCTGAAGGCAGCACTGTTCGTCTCGATCCACGCCGACGCATTGCCACGCGCCGAGGGCGATGCGCAGGGCGCCACGATCTACACGCTGTCGGACAAGGCCTCCGACGCCGAGGCGGAACGGCTGGCGGACGCGGAAAACCGGGCGGATGCGATCGCCGGCTTCAACCTCGCCGAGGAGCCGACCGATGTCGCCGACATCCTGATCGACCTCACGCAGCGGGAAACCCGCACCTTTTCAAACCGTTTCGCCCGTCTGCTGATGGGTGAAATGAAGTCGACGGTGCGGATGCACAAGCATCCCCTGAAGTCGGCCGGCTTCCGGGTGCTGAAGGCGCCCGACGTGCCGTCGGTGCTGGTCGAGATCGGTTATGTCTCCAACAAGGGAGACCTCGAGCACCTGGTCTCCGAGGGCTGGCGGTCCCGCGCCGTGACCTCGATGGCGGAGGCGATCGACGGGTTTCTGACCAAGCGGATGGCCACAGCAGGGTCTTCGAATTGA